The DNA sequence CTTCCCGGACCACCTGGCATCGACCGAGAGGAAAGAAAAGGGCGCTTAGGTGGTGCGACGGAAATTTGGGCAGCACTTTCTTGCTGATGCGCAGGTTCTCGAGCGCATCGTAGAAGCGGGGGATCTCTCTTCGTGCGACCTTGTGTTTGAGGTTGGAGTGGGAGAGGGAACCTTAACGGAGAGGCTTGCGCAGAAAGCAGGATGGGTGGTTGGGCTTGAGATCGATTCCTCCCTCCTTGCTCGGGCGAAAGAGCGTCTGAAGAACTTCCCAAACGTAGTCCTCATGGAAGAGGATGTTCTCAGCGTTGATTTCTCTCTCCTCTTTTCCTTTCCTGCAGAGCGTCGGAAGTGCGTTGCCAACCTCCCCTATGGGATTTCCACGCCTTTCTTCTTCCGGTTCCTCACCGCTACTCCCAAAGTCGAGTGGGAACGTTTTGTAGTCATGGTCCAGTACGAGTTTGGAGAGAAGCTCTTGTCCCTTCCTCCCCAGGGAAAGGGAAACCCCCTATCCGTAGCAACGGCGAGGATTTTCTCCGTGGAGCGGCTCCTCGTGGTGCCTCCTTCTTCGTTCCGGCCAAACCCTCGGGTGTACTCAGTGCTCCTTCGGGGGAGGCGAAAGAGCGAGGTCCCGAAGGATTACCCCGAATTTTTGCATTTCGTAACCCAGATTTTCCGCCACCGCCGGAAGACCCTGAGGAACCTCGTTCCCGAGGAGGCCCTCCTCCCAGGAATGGCCAAAAAACGGGCTGAAGACCTTGCCCTCGAGGAGTGGGAGGAGCTCTGGGAAAGGGCCCGTGTTGTCCTTGGAAAGAAGCAGGAATATAATGGAGGAAGGGGTTGCTATGCCAAAGAACACCTGGGTCGGGGACAATCTCACCGATGTCAAGATTAAAAACCGCTCCCTTGTCCTCCAGCTCCTCAAAAAGAAGGGGCCCCTCTCCCGTATCGAGCTTGCCCGTATAACCGGCCTCACCCAGCCTACGATCACGAACATCATCAATGAGCTTTTGGCTTCAAACCTCGTCCAGGAAATTGGGACTTCCGACACGAAAACAGGGCGAAAACCCATCCTTCTTTCGGTGAATGACCGGGCTTTCTACATCATCGCCATAAACTTCACCCGTCAGGGCTTTTCCATTGCGCTCACCGATCTTGGTCCTAACATTCTCTTTCGGCGGGATTCCCACTACAGCCTCCTTGAGGACACGGACATTGCCCTTTTAGAACTCCAGAAAGAGTTCATCCACGTCCTCGAGTACGCCACTCAGTCTCTGAGCCTAATCCTCGGCATTGGAGTGAGCGCCCCAGGACCGGTGGACACCGAATCCTGCACCATCCTCGCCCATCCCACCTTCCTCATCCACCGCAGCCTCGACCTTCGTCGATACCTGCGGGAGTACGACCTCCCCATCTTCA is a window from the Candidatus Caldatribacterium sp. genome containing:
- the rsmA gene encoding ribosomal RNA small subunit methyltransferase A, which produces MVRRKFGQHFLADAQVLERIVEAGDLSSCDLVFEVGVGEGTLTERLAQKAGWVVGLEIDSSLLARAKERLKNFPNVVLMEEDVLSVDFSLLFSFPAERRKCVANLPYGISTPFFFRFLTATPKVEWERFVVMVQYEFGEKLLSLPPQGKGNPLSVATARIFSVERLLVVPPSSFRPNPRVYSVLLRGRRKSEVPKDYPEFLHFVTQIFRHRRKTLRNLVPEEALLPGMAKKRAEDLALEEWEELWERARVVLGKKQEYNGGRGCYAKEHLGRGQSHRCQD